A section of the Paracoccaceae bacterium genome encodes:
- a CDS encoding RelA/SpoT family protein, with the protein MITADDLITSVRSYNPKTNDALIRAAWDYGARAHDGQFRHSGEPYFTHPVAVAAILAEQQLDDATIITALLHDTIEDTGSTYSEISKLFGEEIAELVDGVTKLTNLQLSSTETKQAENFRKLFMAMSKDLRVILVKLSDRLHNMRTIKSMRPDKQAQKARETMDIFAPLAGRMGMQWMREELEDLAFRVLNPEARASLMRRFITLQRETGDAINKITGDIRAELKGVGIVAEVSGRAKKPYSIWRKMEEKKQGFSRLSDIYGFRVTCQSERDCYGVLGAIHLRWRAVPGRFKDYISQPKSNGYRSIHTTVSGRDGKRVEVQIRTQQMHDVAEAGVAAHWSYRDGVRTENPFAVDPARWISTLTDRFGAGEDHDEFLEHVKLEMYPDQVFCFTPKGEVVKLPRGATPLDFAFAIHTRIGASCVGAKVDGIRVPLWTRLKNGQSVEVMTAEGQRPQATWIDIVATGRAKSAIRRSLREEDRERFVRLGRELARVAFDHVGKRATDKALTTAANHMGLSDASELLARLGSAELIARDVIQVLYPKLADKKGDEIDAARAIVGLDPDQPFRRAACCGPLPGERIVGITYRGQGVVIHAIACEALAEVEDQPERWVDLQWHSGTHPPVHTVGMDLTIRNDAGVLGRICTLIGEQGANISDLHFLDRKQDFYRLIVDVDLRDVEHLHAVTLALEAESDVATVERHRDLNRRP; encoded by the coding sequence ATGATCACTGCCGATGACCTGATCACCTCGGTCCGTTCCTATAATCCAAAAACCAACGACGCGCTGATCCGGGCGGCCTGGGACTATGGCGCCCGCGCCCACGACGGGCAATTCCGCCACTCGGGAGAGCCATATTTCACGCACCCGGTCGCGGTTGCCGCGATCCTGGCCGAACAGCAGTTGGATGATGCAACAATCATCACCGCCCTGCTGCACGACACCATTGAAGACACCGGGTCGACCTATTCCGAGATCAGCAAGCTGTTCGGCGAAGAGATTGCCGAACTGGTCGATGGGGTCACCAAGCTGACCAACCTGCAATTATCCTCGACCGAGACCAAGCAGGCAGAAAACTTTCGCAAGCTGTTCATGGCGATGTCCAAGGATCTGCGTGTGATCCTGGTCAAGCTGTCCGACCGGCTGCACAACATGCGCACGATCAAGTCGATGCGCCCCGATAAGCAGGCCCAGAAAGCGCGCGAGACGATGGATATTTTCGCGCCACTCGCAGGCCGCATGGGCATGCAGTGGATGCGCGAAGAGCTTGAGGATCTGGCCTTCCGTGTCCTGAACCCGGAAGCGCGCGCCTCGCTCATGCGGCGCTTCATCACGCTTCAGAGGGAAACGGGCGATGCGATCAACAAGATCACCGGCGATATCCGGGCCGAATTGAAGGGCGTCGGGATCGTTGCCGAAGTTTCGGGCCGGGCCAAGAAGCCCTATTCGATCTGGCGCAAGATGGAAGAAAAGAAGCAGGGGTTTTCGCGGCTTTCCGATATCTACGGCTTCCGGGTAACTTGCCAGAGTGAGCGCGATTGCTATGGCGTGCTGGGCGCGATCCATCTGCGCTGGCGGGCCGTGCCGGGGCGGTTCAAGGATTACATCAGCCAGCCAAAGTCGAACGGGTATCGGTCGATCCACACCACGGTATCGGGCCGGGATGGCAAGCGGGTCGAAGTGCAGATCCGGACCCAGCAGATGCACGATGTGGCCGAGGCGGGCGTGGCGGCGCATTGGTCGTACCGCGACGGTGTGCGCACTGAAAACCCCTTTGCGGTTGATCCGGCGCGATGGATTTCGACCCTGACGGATCGTTTCGGCGCGGGCGAGGATCACGATGAATTCCTCGAACACGTCAAGCTGGAGATGTATCCGGACCAGGTGTTTTGCTTCACCCCGAAGGGCGAGGTTGTGAAACTGCCGCGCGGCGCGACGCCGCTGGATTTTGCCTTTGCGATCCACACAAGGATCGGGGCCAGTTGCGTCGGCGCCAAGGTGGATGGCATCCGGGTGCCGCTGTGGACACGGCTGAAGAATGGCCAATCGGTCGAGGTAATGACCGCCGAGGGTCAGCGCCCGCAGGCGACCTGGATCGACATTGTTGCCACCGGTCGCGCCAAATCGGCGATCCGCCGGTCGTTGCGCGAAGAAGATCGCGAACGTTTTGTCCGCCTGGGCCGGGAACTTGCCCGAGTGGCTTTTGACCACGTCGGCAAACGCGCCACGGACAAGGCGCTGACCACGGCGGCCAATCACATGGGTCTCAGCGATGCCTCGGAACTGCTGGCGCGGCTGGGCTCTGCCGAGTTGATCGCGCGCGATGTCATCCAGGTGCTCTATCCCAAGCTGGCCGACAAAAAGGGGGATGAGATTGACGCCGCCCGCGCCATCGTCGGCCTGGACCCCGATCAGCCGTTCCGCCGCGCCGCTTGCTGCGGCCCGCTGCCCGGCGAACGCATCGTCGGTATCACCTATCGCGGCCAGGGCGTGGTCATTCACGCCATCGCGTGCGAGGCTTTGGCCGAGGTTGAGGATCAGCCCGAACGCTGGGTCGATCTGCAATGGCACTCGGGCACGCACCCTCCGGTGCATACGGTCGGCATGGATCTGACAATCCGCAATGACGCGGGCGTGCTGGGGCGGATTTGCACGCTGATCGGGGAACAGGGGGCCAATATTTCGGACCTGCACTTTCTGGACAGAAAACAGGACTTTTATCGCCTTATCGTCGACGTGGATCTGCGCGATGTCGAACATCTGCACGCCGTGACGCTGGCACTGGAGGCTGAAAGCGATGTGGCCACGGTTGAACGCCATCGTGACTTGAACCGACGACCATAA